A genomic segment from Montipora foliosa isolate CH-2021 chromosome 9, ASM3666993v2, whole genome shotgun sequence encodes:
- the LOC137971522 gene encoding uncharacterized protein F54H12.2-like — MADKKYPTLSPNDIQAKFYLCRLTLNPTTYTALTKRRHNKGIWARYRTVYMDVRTFTFDGESTMFKKTDLFQGRVPDRLMVGLLDSRAYNGDLDHYPFVFQKFGVTRILQIIRGEEYPFETLELNQNDNKKDLWGNHRFLQASCALGKHQESMLKPEDWGHNKNCTLYLFNNVARGDGDSPLRYPQQQGNVTLEINFGANPGQNLTVVVWGEFESVMDISGAGVVREEIDR; from the coding sequence ATGGCGGACAAAAAGTACCCAACCCTGAGTCCAAATGATATCCAAGCCAAATTTTATCTCTGTAGGCTGACCTTAAACCCTACCACTTACACTGCACTGACTAAACGACGGCATAACAAAGGCATATGGGCTCGGTATCGTACTGTGTACATGGATGTCCGAACATTCACTTTTGACGGGGAGAGTACCATGTTTAAGAAAACAGATCTGTTTCAAGGCCGCGTACCCGACCGTCTAATGGTGGGATTACTGGACAGTCGCGCCTATAACGGAGATTTAGATCATTACCCATTTGTCTTCCAAAAGTTTGGGGTGACCCGCATTCTTCAAATCATACGCGGTGAGGAATATCCCTTCGAAACCTTGGAACTCAATCAGAATGATAACAAGAAAGATTTGTGGGGGAACCATCGCTTCCTGCAAGCCAGCTGTGCTCTGGGTAAACACCAAGAAAGTATGCTGAAACCGGAGGATTGGGGGCACAACAAGAATTGCACGCTGTATCTGTTTAATAATGTCGCAAGAGGAGATGGAGATAGCCCCTTGCGATACCCACAACAACAAGGCAATGTCACCCTGGAAATCAATTTTGGGGCTAATCCTGGTCAAAATCTGACGGTGGTGGTCTGGGGCGAGTTTGAAAGCGTGATGGATATCAGTGGCGCGGGTGTGGTGAGAGaggagatagatagatag